Proteins encoded within one genomic window of Cytophagales bacterium:
- a CDS encoding sugar phosphate nucleotidyltransferase, whose product MQPTLVVLAAGMGSRYGSLKQIDAFGPSGETIIDYSVYDAIKAGFGKVVFVIRESLLEDFQKLYFDKFSDQIAIDYVFQELHNVPEGIAVPEDRVKPWGTGHAVLVAADKVKEPFAVINADDFYGADSFRLIADHLKGLDHQKVAGCMVGFQLPKTISEHGYVSRGVCEVDDSNHLLSITERTHITREADGNIYFKDEDNQVHLPESTIVSMNLMGFTPAVFNLMKEAFNAFIQERSHELKSEFYIPTILDQVANMTDVPVLESAEKWLGVTYKEDKPVVKDRLIELVEKGNYPSQLF is encoded by the coding sequence ATGCAGCCAACTTTAGTTGTCCTTGCCGCAGGAATGGGTTCTCGATACGGTAGTTTAAAGCAGATAGATGCATTTGGTCCTTCGGGCGAGACAATCATCGATTATTCTGTCTATGACGCAATAAAGGCAGGATTTGGGAAGGTGGTTTTCGTCATTAGAGAGTCTTTACTCGAAGATTTTCAGAAATTATATTTCGACAAATTTTCAGATCAGATCGCCATCGATTATGTGTTTCAGGAGTTACATAATGTACCTGAAGGAATAGCAGTTCCTGAAGACAGGGTTAAGCCCTGGGGTACGGGTCATGCCGTGTTGGTCGCTGCAGACAAAGTCAAAGAGCCATTTGCCGTAATTAACGCTGATGATTTCTATGGTGCAGATTCTTTTCGACTGATCGCTGATCACCTCAAAGGTCTGGATCACCAAAAAGTAGCCGGATGCATGGTTGGTTTTCAGTTGCCCAAGACCATATCTGAGCACGGATACGTCTCCAGAGGCGTGTGTGAAGTGGACGACAGCAACCATCTTTTATCCATAACGGAGCGAACACACATCACCAGGGAAGCAGATGGCAATATCTATTTCAAGGATGAAGACAATCAGGTTCACTTACCGGAGAGCACAATAGTATCCATGAACCTGATGGGTTTTACGCCGGCTGTTTTCAACCTGATGAAGGAAGCATTCAACGCTTTTATTCAGGAGCGTTCACATGAATTAAAATCGGAATTTTATATTCCCACCATCCTGGATCAGGTAGCCAACATGACCGATGTACCGGTCTTGGAATCTGCCGAAAAATGGCTGGGAGTAACTTATAAGGAAGATAAGCCAGTCGTTAAAGATCGATTGATTGAATTGGTTGAAAAAGGAAATTATCCATCGCAATTATTTTAA
- the galE gene encoding UDP-glucose 4-epimerase GalE, protein MSKILVTGGTGYIGSHTAVELLNVGFEVVIIDDLSNSELSVLDGIEEITGKRPSFAQFDLIDKSALESFFREHQNISGIIHFAAKKAVGESVQQPLMYYRNNFDSLLNLLEMMSVHKIPNIVFSSSCTVYGQPDKLPVTEDTPFQPAESPYGYSKQVCEIILRDACIADQSLNAIALRYFNPTGAHESAIIGELPKGVPANLVPFITQTAAGIRKQLKVFGNDYDTPDGSAVRDYIHVVDLAKAHVVALNRQLKQNQKSNYEFFNIGTGQGNSVLEVVKTFERVNDLKLNYQIVERRSGDIENIYADTTLANEELGWSAELGIEEMLTSAWKWQQKLSNQ, encoded by the coding sequence ATGAGTAAAATTCTCGTAACCGGAGGCACAGGATACATAGGTTCACACACAGCAGTTGAACTGTTGAATGTTGGATTCGAAGTAGTGATCATAGATGATCTTTCCAATTCCGAACTATCTGTGCTGGATGGCATCGAGGAGATCACAGGAAAAAGGCCATCATTTGCACAGTTTGACCTTATCGATAAATCAGCGCTGGAATCGTTTTTCAGGGAACATCAAAATATTTCAGGCATCATTCACTTTGCTGCTAAAAAAGCAGTTGGCGAATCAGTGCAACAACCGTTGATGTATTATCGAAATAATTTCGATTCATTACTCAATCTGCTGGAGATGATGTCGGTTCATAAGATACCAAACATCGTATTTTCTTCGTCGTGCACCGTATATGGGCAACCCGACAAACTCCCGGTTACTGAAGATACCCCTTTTCAACCTGCCGAGTCTCCTTATGGGTACTCTAAGCAAGTGTGCGAAATCATTTTACGTGATGCTTGCATAGCGGACCAATCATTAAATGCCATTGCTCTTCGATACTTCAATCCTACTGGTGCGCATGAGTCCGCCATCATCGGAGAATTGCCTAAAGGTGTTCCAGCTAATCTTGTACCTTTCATTACCCAGACAGCTGCGGGTATCCGAAAGCAATTGAAGGTATTTGGAAATGACTATGATACACCTGATGGCTCTGCAGTCAGAGATTATATTCACGTCGTGGACCTGGCCAAAGCACATGTCGTGGCCTTAAACCGACAGCTGAAGCAAAATCAGAAGTCAAACTACGAATTTTTCAATATTGGAACAGGCCAGGGGAATTCTGTGCTTGAAGTAGTCAAAACCTTTGAGCGGGTAAATGACTTAAAATTGAATTACCAGATCGTAGAGCGACGTTCCGGCGATATTGAAAATATATATGCAGATACGACGCTAGCCAATGAAGAACTTGGCTGGTCCGCCGAGCTTGGCATAGAAGAAATGCTTACCTCGGCGTGGAAATGGCAACAAAAACTTAGTAATCAATAG
- a CDS encoding exodeoxyribonuclease III, with amino-acid sequence MSGLHLVSWNVNGIRAIIKKDFPKDVQEMVPDVLCLQETKGQPEDVKTALQLFDDYHIYVNSSKARKGYSGTAILSKQEPLSVTYDMGIEEHDQEGRVITAEYEKFHLVTVYTPNSGEGLKRLDYRETWDAAFKDHMVALESKKPVIVCGDLNVAHTEIDIARAKPNFNKSAGYTQREIDGLDNILAEGYFDTFRHFYPEEVKYSWWNYKFRARERNVGWRIDYFLASEALKDSVTAAEIYNERFGSDHCPVGLRVNI; translated from the coding sequence ATGAGTGGCTTACACCTAGTATCCTGGAACGTAAATGGAATCCGGGCAATCATCAAAAAAGACTTCCCAAAAGATGTCCAGGAAATGGTGCCTGATGTCTTGTGCCTTCAAGAAACCAAAGGACAACCAGAAGATGTAAAAACTGCCCTACAGTTGTTTGATGATTACCACATTTACGTTAATTCGTCCAAAGCCAGAAAAGGATATTCTGGCACAGCGATCCTCTCAAAACAGGAGCCCCTTTCGGTGACCTACGACATGGGGATTGAGGAACACGATCAGGAAGGAAGGGTAATCACGGCAGAATATGAAAAATTTCACCTGGTCACGGTGTATACTCCCAACTCAGGAGAAGGCCTGAAGCGCCTGGATTATCGGGAAACCTGGGATGCCGCCTTCAAGGATCACATGGTGGCCCTTGAAAGCAAAAAGCCTGTGATTGTATGTGGTGACCTTAATGTGGCTCATACGGAAATTGACATTGCCAGGGCTAAGCCGAACTTCAACAAATCGGCAGGTTATACTCAAAGAGAGATCGATGGGCTGGACAATATCCTGGCCGAAGGCTATTTCGATACATTTCGACATTTTTATCCTGAAGAAGTAAAATACTCCTGGTGGAACTACAAATTCCGGGCACGTGAAAGAAACGTAGGCTGGAGAATCGATTATTTCCTGGCCAGTGAAGCTTTAAAAGACTCGGTGACAGCAGCAGAGATCTACAACGAACGCTTTGGGTCGGACCATTGCCCGGTCGGTCTCCGTGTAAACATTTAG